From the Macaca nemestrina isolate mMacNem1 chromosome 7, mMacNem.hap1, whole genome shotgun sequence genome, one window contains:
- the LOC105495781 gene encoding DNA mismatch repair protein Mlh3 isoform X2: MFFVFVLLLAGKLKIKFRQPHAIIIITKAIISRQRRKPLLGILTIFLPTMIKCLSVEVQAKLRSGLAISSLGQCVEELALNSIDAEAKCVAVRVNMETFQVQVIDNGFGMGSDDVEKVGNRYFTSKCHSVQDLENPRFYGFRGEALANIADMASAVEISSKKNRTMKTFVKLFQSGKALKACEADVTRPSGGTTVTVYNLFYQLPVRRKCMDPRLEFEKVRQRIEALSLMHPSISFSLRNDVSGSMVLQLPKTKDVCSRFCQIYGLGKSQKLREISFKYKQFELSGYISSEAHYNKNMQFLFVNKRLVLRTKLHKLIDFLLRKESIICKPKNGSTSRQMSSSLRHRSTPELYGIYVINVQCQFCEYDVCMEPAKTLIEFQNWDTLLFCIQEGVKMFLKQEKLFVELSGEDIKEFSEDNGFNLFDATLQKRVTSDERSNQGSFQEACNNILDSYEMFNLQSKSVKRKATAENISTQNSRDLEAIRKNTNDAFLYIYESGGPGHSKMTEPSLQNKDSSCSESKMLEQETIVASEAGENEKHKKSCLEHSSLENPCGTSSEMFLSPFQTPCHFEESGEDLEIWKESTTVNDMAANVMKNNRIQNQPERFKDATEVGCQPLPFATTLLGVHSAQTEKEKKKEPSNCGGRNVFSYGRVKLCSTGFITHIVQNEKTKSIETEHAFKNYVRPGPTRAQETFGNRTRHSVETLDLKDLAGTLSRESGQLPNKKICRTNISCGLENEPTATYAKFSTFQQDSKKSQTGCILSDTSPSFPWYRHVSNDSRKTDKLIGSSKPIVRKKLSLSSQLGSLEKFKRQYGKVENPLDTEVEESNGVTTNLSPQVEPDILLKNKNCLDNSDVCKITTMKHSDSDSSCQPVSHVLDSEKLPFSKDEDCLEQQMPSLRESPMTLKELSLFNRKPLDLEKSSESLASKLSRRKGSERETQTMEMMSRFNELPNSDSSRKESKLCSVLTQDFCMLFKNEHEKTENGVIPTSDSATQDISFNKNSKTHSNSNTTENCVISETPLVLPYDNFKVTSKDSDVLIRASEQHTGSPDSPSGMLMNLVDDATGDQNGICFQSEESKARACSETEESNTCCSDWQQHFDVALGRMVYVNKMTGLSTFIAPTEDIQAACTKDLTTVAVDVVLENGSQYRCHPFRSDLVLPFLPRARAERTVMRQDNRDTVDDTISSESLQSLFSEWDNPVFARYPEVAVDVSSGQAESLAVKIHNILYPYRFTKEMIHSMQVLQQVDSKFIACLMSTKTEENGEADSYEKQQAQGSGRKKLLSSTLIPPLEITVTEEQRRLLWCYHKNLEDLGLELVFPDTSDSLVLVGKVPLCFVEREANELRRGRSTVTKSIVEEFIREQVELLQTTGGIQGTLPLTVQKVLASQACHGAIKFNDGLSLQESCRLIETLSSCQLPFQCAHGRPSMLPLADIDHLEQEKQIKPNLAKLRKMAQAWRLFGKAECDTTQSLQQSMPPCEPP; the protein is encoded by the exons atgttttttgtttttgtgctttTACTTGCAGGAAAACTTAAAATCAAATTCAGGCAGCCCCATGCCATCATTATTATTACCAAG GCAATTATTTCCCGTCAGAGAAGGAAACCATTGCTTGGCATTCTCACCATCTTTCTACCTACCATGATCAAGTGCTTGTCAGTTGAAGTACAAGCCAAATTGCGTTCTGGTTTGGCCATAAGCTCCTTGGGCCAATGTGTTGAGGAACTTGCCCTCAACAGTATTGATGCTGAAGCAAAATGTGTGGCTGTCAGGGTGAATATGGAaaccttccaagttcaagtgatagACAATGGATTTGGGATGGGGAGTGATGATGTAGAGAAAGTGGGAAATCGTTATTTCACCAGTAAATGCCACTCGGTACAGGACTTGGAGAATCCAAGGTTTTATGGTTTCCGAGGAGAGGCCTTGGCAAATATTGCTGACATGGCCAGCGCTGTGGAAATTTCGTCCAAGAAAAACAGGACAATGAAAACTTTTGTGAAACTGTTTCAGAGTGGAAAAGCCCTGAAAGCTTGTGAAGCTGATGTGACTAGACCAAGCGGTGGGACCACTGTAACAGTGTATAACCTATTTTACCAGCTGCCTGTAAGGAGGAAATGCATGGACCCTAGACTGGAGTTTGAGAAGGTTAGGCAGAGGATAGAAGCTCTCTCACTTATGCACCcttccatctctttctctttgagAAATGATGTTTCTGGTTCCATGGTTCTTCAACTCCCTAAAACCAAAGATGTATGTTCCCGATTTTGTCAAATTTATGGATTGGGAAAGTCCCAAAAGCTGAGAGAAAtcagttttaaatataaacagTTTGAGCTTAGTGGCTATATCAGCTCTGAAGCACATTACAATAAGAATATGCAGTTTTTGTTTGTGAACAAAAGACTGGTTTTAAGGACAAAGCTACATAAACTCATTGACTTTTTATTAAGGAAAGAGAGTATTATATGCAAGCCAAAGAACGGTTCCACCAGTAGGCAAATGAGTTCAAGTCTTCGGCACCGGTCTACCCCAGAACTCTATGGCATATATGTAATTAATGTGCAGTGCCAATTCTGTGAGTATGATGTGTGCATGGAGCCAGCCAAAACTCTGATTGAGTTTCAGAACTGGGACACTCTCTTGTTTTGCATTCAGGAAGgagtgaaaatgtttttaaagcaagaaaaattatttgtggAATTATCAGGTGAGGATATTAAGGAATTTAGTGAAGATAatggttttaatttatttgatgCTACTCTTCAGAAGCGTGTGACTTCCGATGAGAGGAGTAACCAGGGCAGTTTCCAGGAAGCatgtaataatattttagattCCTATGAGATGTTTAATTTGCAATCaaaatctgtgaaaagaaaagCTACTGCAGAAAACATAAGCACACAGAATTCTAGGGATTTAGAAGCtatcagaaaaaatacaaatgatgcatttttatacatttatgaaTCAGGTGGTCCAGGCCATAGCAAAATGACAGAGCcatctttacaaaacaaagaCAGCTCTTGCTCAGAATCCAAGATGTTAGAACAAGAGACAATTGTAGCATCAGAagcaggagaaaatgagaaacataAAAAATCTTGCCTGGAACATAGCTCTTTAGAAAACCCATGTGGAACCAGTTCAGAAATGTTTTTAAGCCCTTTTCAGACACCATGTCACTTTGAAGAGAGTGGGGAGGATctagaaatatggaaagaaagtaCTACTGTTAATGACATGGCTGCCAACGTcatgaaaaataatagaattcaGAATCAACCAGAGAGATTTAAAGATGCTACTGAAGTGGGATGCCAGCCTCTGCCTTTTGCGACAACATTATTGGGAGTACATAGTGCTcagacagagaaggagaaaaaaaaagagcctagCAATTGTGGAGGAAGAAATGTTTTTAGTTACGGACGAGTTAAATTATGTTCCACTGGCTTTATAACTCATATAGtacaaaatgagaaaactaaatcAATTGAAACAgaacatgcatttaaaaattatgttagaCCTGGTCCCACACGTGCCCAAGAAACATTTGGAAATAGAACACGTCATTCAGTTGAAACTCTAGACCTCAAAGATTTAGCCGGCACTTTAAGTAGAGAATCTGGTCAATTGCCCAACAAAAAAATTTGCAGAACAAATATAAGTTGTGGGCTAGAGAATGAACCTACAGCAACTTATGCAAAGTTTTCTACTTTTCAGCAAGATAGCAAAAAATCACAAACAGGTTGCATATTATCTGATACATCCCCCTCTTTCCCCTGGTATAGACACGTTTCAAATGATAGTAGGAAAACAGATAAATTAATTGGTTCCTCCAAACCAATCGTCCGTAAGAAGCTAAGCTTGAGTTCACAGCTAGGATCTTTAGAGAAGTTTAAGAGGCAATATGGGAAGGTTGAAAATCCTCTGGATACAGAAGTAGAGGAAAGTAACGGAGTCACTACCAATCTCAGTCCTCAAGTTGAACCTGACATTCTGCTGAAGAACAAGAACTGCTTAGACAACTCTGATGTTTGTAAAATCACTACTATGAAGCATAGTGATTCAGATAGTAGTTGCCAACCAGTAAGCCACGTCCTTGACTCAGAGAAGCTTCCATTCTCCAAGGATGAAGATTGTTTAGAACAACAGATGCCTAGTTTGAGAGAAAGCCCTATGACCCTGAAGGAGTTATCTCTCTTTAATAGAAAACCTTTGGACCTTGAGAAGTCATCTGAATCACTAGCCTCTAAATTATCCAGACGGAAGGGTTCCGAAAGAGAAACTCAAACAATGGAGATGATGAGTCGTTTTAATGAACTTCCAAATTCAGATTCCAGTAGGAAAGAGAGCAAGTTGTGCAGTGTGTTAACAcaagatttttgtatgttatttaaaaatgagcatgAAAAAACAGAGAATGGTGTCATCCCAACATCAGATTCTGCcacacaggatatttcctttaataaaaatagtaaaacacaTTCTAACAGCAATACAACAGAGAACTGTGTGATATCAGAAACTCCTTTGGTATTGCCCTATGATAATTTTAAAGTTACCAGTAAAGATTCAGATGTTCTTATCAGAGCTTCAGAACAACACACAGGAAGTCCGGACTCTCCCAGTGGAATGTTAATGAATCTGGTAGACGATGCCACAGGTGACCAAAATGGAATTTGTTTTCAAAGTGAGGAATCTAAAGCAAGAGCTTGTTCTGAAACTGAAGAGTCAAACACGTGTTGCTCGGATTGGCAGCAGCATTTCGATGTAGCCCTGGGGAGAATGGTTTATGTCAACAAAATGACTGGACTCAGCACATTCATTGCCCCAACTGAGGACATTCAGGCTGCTTGTACTAAAGACCTGACAACTGTGGCTGTGGATGTCGTACTTGAGAATG GGTCTCAGTACAGGTGTCATCCTTTTAGAAGCGACCttgttcttcctttccttccgAGAGCTCGAGCAGAGAGGACTGTGATGAGACAGGATAACAGAG ATACTGTGGATGATACCATTAGTAGCGAATCGCTTCAGTCTTTGTTCTCAGAATGGGACAATCCAGTATTTGCCCGTTATCCAGAG GTTGCTGTTGATGTAAGCAGTGGCCAGGCTGAGAGCTTAGCAGTTAAAATTCACAACATCTTGTATCCCTATCGTTTCACCAAAGAAATGATTCATTCAATGCAG GTTCTCCAGCAAGTCGATAGCAAGTTTATTGCCTGTTTGATGAGCACTAAGACTGAAGAGAATGGCGAGGCAG ATTCCTATGAGAAGCAACAGGCACAAGGCTCTGGTCGGAAAAAATTACTGTCTTCTACTCTAATTCCTCCACTAGAGATAACAGTGACAGAGGAACAAAGGAGACTCTTATG GTGTTACCACAAAAATCTGGAAGATCTGGGCCTTGAACTTGTATTTCCAGACACTAGTGATTCTCTGGTACTTGTGGGAAAAGTACCACTCTGTTTTGTGGAAAGAGAAGCCAATGAACTTCGGAGAGGAAGATCTACTGTGACCAAGAGTATCGTGGAG GAATTTATCCGAGAACAAGTGGAG CTGCTCCAGACCACAGGAGGCATCCAAGGGACATTGCCACTGACTGTCCAGAAGGTGTTGGCATCCCAAGCCTGCCATG gGGCCATTAAGTTTAATGATGGCCTGAGCTTACAGGAAAGTTGCCGCCTTATTGAAACTCTGTCCTCATGCCAGCTGCCATTCCAGTGTGCTCACGGGAGACCTTCTATGCTGCCATTAGCTGACATAGACCACTTGGAGCAGGAAAAACAG ATTAAACCCAATCTCGCTAAACTTCGCAAAATGGCCCAGGCCTGGCGTCTCTTTGGAAAAGCAGAGTGTGATACAACGCAGAGCCTGCAGCAATCCATGCCTCCCTGTGAGCCACCATGA
- the LOC105495781 gene encoding DNA mismatch repair protein Mlh3 isoform X6 — MFFVFVLLLAGKLKIKFRQPHAIIIITKAIISRQRRKPLLGILTIFLPTMIKCLSVEVQAKLRSGLAISSLGQCVEELALNSIDAEAKCVAVRVNMETFQVQVIDNGFGMGSDDVEKVGNRYFTSKCHSVQDLENPRFYGFRGEALANIADMASAVEISSKKNRTMKTFVKLFQSGKALKACEADVTRPSGGTTVTVYNLFYQLPVRRKCMDPRLEFEKVRQRIEALSLMHPSISFSLRNDVSGSMVLQLPKTKDVCSRFCQIYGLGKSQKLREISFKYKQFELSGYISSEAHYNKNMQFLFVNKRLVLRTKLHKLIDFLLRKESIICKPKNGSTSRQMSSSLRHRSTPELYGIYVINVQCQFCEYDVCMEPAKTLIEFQNWDTLLFCIQEGVKMFLKQEKLFVELSGEDIKEFSEDNGFNLFDATLQKRVTSDERSNQGSFQEACNNILDSYEMFNLQSKSVKRKATAENISTQNSRDLEAIRKNTNDAFLYIYESGGPGHSKMTEPSLQNKDSSCSESKMLEQETIVASEAGENEKHKKSCLEHSSLENPCGTSSEMFLSPFQTPCHFEESGEDLEIWKESTTVNDMAANVMKNNRIQNQPERFKDATEVGCQPLPFATTLLGVHSAQTEKEKKKEPSNCGGRNVFSYGRVKLCSTGFITHIVQNEKTKSIETEHAFKNYVRPGPTRAQETFGNRTRHSVETLDLKDLAGTLSRESGQLPNKKICRTNISCGLENEPTATYAKFSTFQQDSKKSQTGCILSDTSPSFPWYRHVSNDSRKTDKLIGSSKPIVRKKLSLSSQLGSLEKFKRQYGKVENPLDTEVEESNGVTTNLSPQVEPDILLKNKNCLDNSDVCKITTMKHSDSDSSCQPVSHVLDSEKLPFSKDEDCLEQQMPSLRESPMTLKELSLFNRKPLDLEKSSESLASKLSRRKGSERETQTMEMMSRFNELPNSDSSRKESKLCSVLTQDFCMLFKNEHEKTENGVIPTSDSATQDISFNKNSKTHSNSNTTENCVISETPLVLPYDNFKVTSKDSDVLIRASEQHTGSPDSPSGMLMNLVDDATGDQNGICFQSEESKARACSETEESNTCCSDWQQHFDVALGRMVYVNKMTGLSTFIAPTEDIQAACTKDLTTVAVDVVLENGSQYRCHPFRSDLVLPFLPRARAERTVMRQDNRDTVDDTISSESLQSLFSEWDNPVFARYPEVAVDVSSGQAESLAVKIHNILYPYRFTKEMIHSMQVLQQVDSKFIACLMSTKTEENGEAGGNLLVLVDQHAAHERIRLEQLIIDSYEKQQAQGSGRKKLLSSTLIPPLEITVTEEQRRLLWLSL, encoded by the exons atgttttttgtttttgtgctttTACTTGCAGGAAAACTTAAAATCAAATTCAGGCAGCCCCATGCCATCATTATTATTACCAAG GCAATTATTTCCCGTCAGAGAAGGAAACCATTGCTTGGCATTCTCACCATCTTTCTACCTACCATGATCAAGTGCTTGTCAGTTGAAGTACAAGCCAAATTGCGTTCTGGTTTGGCCATAAGCTCCTTGGGCCAATGTGTTGAGGAACTTGCCCTCAACAGTATTGATGCTGAAGCAAAATGTGTGGCTGTCAGGGTGAATATGGAaaccttccaagttcaagtgatagACAATGGATTTGGGATGGGGAGTGATGATGTAGAGAAAGTGGGAAATCGTTATTTCACCAGTAAATGCCACTCGGTACAGGACTTGGAGAATCCAAGGTTTTATGGTTTCCGAGGAGAGGCCTTGGCAAATATTGCTGACATGGCCAGCGCTGTGGAAATTTCGTCCAAGAAAAACAGGACAATGAAAACTTTTGTGAAACTGTTTCAGAGTGGAAAAGCCCTGAAAGCTTGTGAAGCTGATGTGACTAGACCAAGCGGTGGGACCACTGTAACAGTGTATAACCTATTTTACCAGCTGCCTGTAAGGAGGAAATGCATGGACCCTAGACTGGAGTTTGAGAAGGTTAGGCAGAGGATAGAAGCTCTCTCACTTATGCACCcttccatctctttctctttgagAAATGATGTTTCTGGTTCCATGGTTCTTCAACTCCCTAAAACCAAAGATGTATGTTCCCGATTTTGTCAAATTTATGGATTGGGAAAGTCCCAAAAGCTGAGAGAAAtcagttttaaatataaacagTTTGAGCTTAGTGGCTATATCAGCTCTGAAGCACATTACAATAAGAATATGCAGTTTTTGTTTGTGAACAAAAGACTGGTTTTAAGGACAAAGCTACATAAACTCATTGACTTTTTATTAAGGAAAGAGAGTATTATATGCAAGCCAAAGAACGGTTCCACCAGTAGGCAAATGAGTTCAAGTCTTCGGCACCGGTCTACCCCAGAACTCTATGGCATATATGTAATTAATGTGCAGTGCCAATTCTGTGAGTATGATGTGTGCATGGAGCCAGCCAAAACTCTGATTGAGTTTCAGAACTGGGACACTCTCTTGTTTTGCATTCAGGAAGgagtgaaaatgtttttaaagcaagaaaaattatttgtggAATTATCAGGTGAGGATATTAAGGAATTTAGTGAAGATAatggttttaatttatttgatgCTACTCTTCAGAAGCGTGTGACTTCCGATGAGAGGAGTAACCAGGGCAGTTTCCAGGAAGCatgtaataatattttagattCCTATGAGATGTTTAATTTGCAATCaaaatctgtgaaaagaaaagCTACTGCAGAAAACATAAGCACACAGAATTCTAGGGATTTAGAAGCtatcagaaaaaatacaaatgatgcatttttatacatttatgaaTCAGGTGGTCCAGGCCATAGCAAAATGACAGAGCcatctttacaaaacaaagaCAGCTCTTGCTCAGAATCCAAGATGTTAGAACAAGAGACAATTGTAGCATCAGAagcaggagaaaatgagaaacataAAAAATCTTGCCTGGAACATAGCTCTTTAGAAAACCCATGTGGAACCAGTTCAGAAATGTTTTTAAGCCCTTTTCAGACACCATGTCACTTTGAAGAGAGTGGGGAGGATctagaaatatggaaagaaagtaCTACTGTTAATGACATGGCTGCCAACGTcatgaaaaataatagaattcaGAATCAACCAGAGAGATTTAAAGATGCTACTGAAGTGGGATGCCAGCCTCTGCCTTTTGCGACAACATTATTGGGAGTACATAGTGCTcagacagagaaggagaaaaaaaaagagcctagCAATTGTGGAGGAAGAAATGTTTTTAGTTACGGACGAGTTAAATTATGTTCCACTGGCTTTATAACTCATATAGtacaaaatgagaaaactaaatcAATTGAAACAgaacatgcatttaaaaattatgttagaCCTGGTCCCACACGTGCCCAAGAAACATTTGGAAATAGAACACGTCATTCAGTTGAAACTCTAGACCTCAAAGATTTAGCCGGCACTTTAAGTAGAGAATCTGGTCAATTGCCCAACAAAAAAATTTGCAGAACAAATATAAGTTGTGGGCTAGAGAATGAACCTACAGCAACTTATGCAAAGTTTTCTACTTTTCAGCAAGATAGCAAAAAATCACAAACAGGTTGCATATTATCTGATACATCCCCCTCTTTCCCCTGGTATAGACACGTTTCAAATGATAGTAGGAAAACAGATAAATTAATTGGTTCCTCCAAACCAATCGTCCGTAAGAAGCTAAGCTTGAGTTCACAGCTAGGATCTTTAGAGAAGTTTAAGAGGCAATATGGGAAGGTTGAAAATCCTCTGGATACAGAAGTAGAGGAAAGTAACGGAGTCACTACCAATCTCAGTCCTCAAGTTGAACCTGACATTCTGCTGAAGAACAAGAACTGCTTAGACAACTCTGATGTTTGTAAAATCACTACTATGAAGCATAGTGATTCAGATAGTAGTTGCCAACCAGTAAGCCACGTCCTTGACTCAGAGAAGCTTCCATTCTCCAAGGATGAAGATTGTTTAGAACAACAGATGCCTAGTTTGAGAGAAAGCCCTATGACCCTGAAGGAGTTATCTCTCTTTAATAGAAAACCTTTGGACCTTGAGAAGTCATCTGAATCACTAGCCTCTAAATTATCCAGACGGAAGGGTTCCGAAAGAGAAACTCAAACAATGGAGATGATGAGTCGTTTTAATGAACTTCCAAATTCAGATTCCAGTAGGAAAGAGAGCAAGTTGTGCAGTGTGTTAACAcaagatttttgtatgttatttaaaaatgagcatgAAAAAACAGAGAATGGTGTCATCCCAACATCAGATTCTGCcacacaggatatttcctttaataaaaatagtaaaacacaTTCTAACAGCAATACAACAGAGAACTGTGTGATATCAGAAACTCCTTTGGTATTGCCCTATGATAATTTTAAAGTTACCAGTAAAGATTCAGATGTTCTTATCAGAGCTTCAGAACAACACACAGGAAGTCCGGACTCTCCCAGTGGAATGTTAATGAATCTGGTAGACGATGCCACAGGTGACCAAAATGGAATTTGTTTTCAAAGTGAGGAATCTAAAGCAAGAGCTTGTTCTGAAACTGAAGAGTCAAACACGTGTTGCTCGGATTGGCAGCAGCATTTCGATGTAGCCCTGGGGAGAATGGTTTATGTCAACAAAATGACTGGACTCAGCACATTCATTGCCCCAACTGAGGACATTCAGGCTGCTTGTACTAAAGACCTGACAACTGTGGCTGTGGATGTCGTACTTGAGAATG GGTCTCAGTACAGGTGTCATCCTTTTAGAAGCGACCttgttcttcctttccttccgAGAGCTCGAGCAGAGAGGACTGTGATGAGACAGGATAACAGAG ATACTGTGGATGATACCATTAGTAGCGAATCGCTTCAGTCTTTGTTCTCAGAATGGGACAATCCAGTATTTGCCCGTTATCCAGAG GTTGCTGTTGATGTAAGCAGTGGCCAGGCTGAGAGCTTAGCAGTTAAAATTCACAACATCTTGTATCCCTATCGTTTCACCAAAGAAATGATTCATTCAATGCAG GTTCTCCAGCAAGTCGATAGCAAGTTTATTGCCTGTTTGATGAGCACTAAGACTGAAGAGAATGGCGAGGCAG GTGGAAACCTGCTCGTGCTGGTGGATCAGCACGCTGCCCATGAGCGTATCCGTCTGGAGCAGCTTATCATTG ATTCCTATGAGAAGCAACAGGCACAAGGCTCTGGTCGGAAAAAATTACTGTCTTCTACTCTAATTCCTCCACTAGAGATAACAGTGACAGAGGAACAAAGGAGACTCTTATG gTTATCTCTTTAG